Genomic DNA from Hordeum vulgare subsp. vulgare chromosome 2H, MorexV3_pseudomolecules_assembly, whole genome shotgun sequence:
tttattatccatgctagaattgtattgattgaaaactcaaatacatgtgtggatacatagacaacacactatccctagtgagcctctcgttgatcaaagatggtcaagttttcctagctatagacaagggttgtcacttgataacaggatcacatcattaggagaatgatgtgatggacaagacccaaactacaaacgtAGCATATGTTCATGtctgtttattgctactgttttgtgcatgtcaatgcaTCTATTCCTGTGaacatgagatcatgaaactcccggacaccggagcaataccttgtgtgaacCAAACGTcgaaatgtaactgggtgactataaaggtattctacaggtatctccgaagatgtctgttgggttggtgtgaatcaagactgagatttgtcactccgtgtgacggagaggtatctcagtgcccactcggtaatacaacatcacaacaagccttgcaagcaatgtgactaaggagttaatcatgggatcttgtattacagaacgagtaaagagacttgccggtaacgagattgaactaggtatagagataccgacaatcgaatctcgggcaagtaacataccgatggacaaagggaacaacatacgggattaactgaatccttgacatataggttcaaccgataaagttcttcgtagaatatgtaggaaccaatatgggcatccaggccccgctattggttattgaccggagagtgtctcacgtcatgtctgcatagttctcgaacccgcacggtctgcacacttaaggttcggtgacgtttcgatattattgagttatgtatgttggtgaccgaaagttgttcagagtcccggatgagatcacggacgtcacaaggagctccagaatggttcgaaggtaaatattgatatataggaaagttgcatttggcttccggaaagtttttgggcattagcgataaagtatcgggagtgacgaatgagtttgagggttttaccgggaggggccacccacccgggagagaacctaataggcctaaaggtggtgcaccagaccttagtgggctggtgcggccagcccaataaggctatttcggccaaaggtgcaaaagggaaagaaaagaaaaagtggAAGGAGGAAaccaagtaggaagggagtcctccaccaaaccgtattggaggaggactctcctcccttggctcggccgaacctctcctcttggaggaggaggcaaggcagccctccctcctattcctcctatatatagtggaggttttgagggaaaACTTCATCAGAAAATAGCCACGTGgttccctctcctccatagatcgtctccctcgtctagattagtctcacatagcttggcgaagccctgctggattagttcatcaccaccaccaccacgccatcgtgctggagcactcttctacctctccgcctctcttgctggatcaagaaggcggtgatcgtcatcgagctgtacgtgtgctgaatgcggaggtgtcgtctgttcggcactagatcaggatggatcgcgggacggatcgtgatgagatcgtgggacgggctgcaatttggatcgcaaagatgtttcactacatcaaccgcgttatatacgcttccgcttagcgatctacaagggtatgtagatgcactctcccctctcgtagatggtcatcaccatggatagttcTTGCATGtgcgtagattttttttgtttcccatgcaacgttccccaacaagaatgaTTCACCATACTTGATTAAGCTCTAGGTTGGGTAATATATACAGTTACATGGACGACATCCACGGAGATCATGGGTACTCCACTACAATCGATCGTGTGCCATCATTCCTGCAGGAGTTCACCACGATCTCATAGAAACTTGTGATATGGTCCTACAGTATAGTCTAACATCCTTGAGTAGAGTTGTTCCCACATCACACAACACAGGAGAGAAAGATGCCCCCTCTGGCCATCCCCACACTGCTGTTGTGTGGGAATTCAGCCATATCTCGCAAACCTCACTTATTACGAAGCATAGCACACATTGACCTATGCGCTGCTTACTACATTGCAACTTGAAACATATCatttggccaataaccatcagtcatCAGCATGACTCAGACACGACGATGACATATCTGAACAATATTCAGGGTCTAGGGCTCACTCGAGAAATGGTAGATGCAATATGTTCATCAACTGCATGTTTTCCTCTCGCAAATGCGGTGGTTAGGGAACTCATGCCCTCCAAGCTTCATCGGTAAGTCCGTGGATCTACCTCCCCTTAACCTGCCACTCAAGTAACCGGTGGCGGGAGGAGGATCTCAATGGATCGACTTGAGATAGGAGTTTAAGTTAGGTTTTTTCTCTCGCACGGACGACGTTCAGACAAATGAGGATGGCGATGCTTCATCTTCGAGTTGATTTTCCAAGCTCTGATCCTCCGTGAGTTTGTATGTCGAGACGGGGTCGGTGGAGCTACGGTGAAGATTCATGTTGTCTCCTTGGAGGCAAGATTACGGTTTTTCATCCTGCATGCGTGACGACAAAATTTGATGTCAAATGAGTCAGATCAATTTAAGGGTTCAATGACACAACTGCGACTCTGAGAAGCCGGTCCATAGGACACGTGTACAAAGACTCTCCATAGTCAACAGAAGGTCAAGCTGACTCCGATATGCTCGCGACGACAACAGCTTGTCAATGGCTCGTCCTAATAATGGTGCTGGCCGTTTGGTGGTACAAAGTCCTAAGAataatttttattatgtttggataCTTTGTACTTCTTATAGAAATTTATAATAGATTGTCTTCTTGAAAGGGTAATTCTGTGTGTTtacctttttattcttcacagCAAAGCTCACGGATGAGCTCCACGTGATCCAAACATCCGTGTCATCCCATGGGCTGAGATCGTTTTCATCCCTATCAACAAATAtactttttttttgaaataacAGGATTTTGCATTCattaaaaagaaaaaggccacTGAACTAACTAAAAGAACCGAACAAAAACCAAACTGTTCAGCTAATTATAGAAAACTAGACAAAAATGATCACAACCGCCAAGCAACACATATAAATGTGCTTCACTCACATCATTTCAAGGAGGATCTCGTCGAGATAGCACGCgtgcaccattgttatcataccggTGATGTTATAGAACTTGACGTAAATGGTCACTTTAGTGTTAAAACTTCTGACGGACATCGGAGTGGTGCAAAAACTTGATTCAAGCATGCAAATACGATGCTAATCCTGTTTACATACACCCACAACATTGACGACGCATGTCGGCGGCATAGGGCCCGTTGTAAGTGACTGGACAATAAAGATAAGGCGTGTGGCATGCTTCTTTGCATGAAACCccctaatttttatttttttcatagtAAAGTCCCTAACAAGTGGATCCCGGCTTTCAGCAGCACAAATTTTAATTGGAAAAAGTGATACACTAAGATTCGCCATTCATGTACAATAAAAGAAATGACGCTAAGTAAAGGCTCATGTAAATTCATAAAATATTCACCTAGTAAATtaataaaaaaatcataaattAAATTATGaattataaaaaaaataaaattaaaagagtTTGCATATGTTAAATCAAAATTAAAGTCATTGATAGAAACATGTATACATAAATAAACTCTCATATAACTTCAAATATTTCCATGTTTTGAATAAAATATTCATGTAGTAGTGTATAAAGTGACCGTCAAGTATAATAGTGGGCTTATAGCCCGCTTATATGACAATTTTGCGTATATGAAGGTGAGAGACATGAAAAAGCAAGGGAGTGGGCTCTTATGCAAGAGCCAAGctatatgcatgtttccatgcagATGCAATAAATATAAAGAAAGAGATAGCTAGAGAGAAGGTGAACAAAAATAAAGACTACATATGACATGCAACATCATATAGTCAACACCGGCTATATTATTAACCATGGTCATATGACAAGTTCTAGTATCACTGGTGTAATTGACTCAATAGAAAACGACTTTGCCGCAACGTGGACTTGCACAATTGCCTACATGCTTGCTTTTGCACAGCGCGTACCAGAGCTGCAAACTTATTTACCGAAGAAATTAACTGAGTCCAGCTAATTAAACGACACATCTTACATTCTCAGTTAACCGTGATGAGCATAACACTTACACAGATGGAAGTGACATTTGAAAGCAGCTTCTTCAGTTGATGATTCCATAATTTCCACTAGCTGTCGCCGGCGTTTTGCCACTCTCTTGCAAGTTGCAGCAGCGCTGTTCTTGACTCACCACCGTCGTCCAGCGCCTCCTTCGCCAGCCGCATGGCCGCGTGCGCCCGCTGCCGGAGCTCCTTCCCGCCGTCGGACTCAACCAGCCACCTCACCTTCGCCGCCACCTCCCGGGCTTCCACCATTCCTTTGTCATACCCTTCGATGGCCACGGCCAGCTGCATCTCCTCGACCAAGAACACCTTGTTCATGCGCTGCTCGGCGTACAGAGGCCACGCCAGCATCGGCACGCCCGCCATGACCGCCTCAAGCACCGAGTTCCATCCGCAGTGCGTCACGAACCCGCCCACCGCGCCGTGCGCCAGCACTTCCCGCTGCGGGGCCCACGACATGACAACCAGTCCCCTCTCCTTTGTCCGGCGCAGGAAGCCCTTTGGAAACAGCGAGTCGAGGTCGTCGGCCGGCTGGTGCTCGTCGCCTGGCGGGCGACGGACAACCCACAAGAACCGTTGCCCGCTCGTCTCCAGCCCCGCCGCCATCTGCCTGATCTGCTCCGCGCTGAACCGGCCCAAGCTGCCGAAACTGAGAAATACCACACTTGCCTTCGGCTGGCCATCGAGCCACGCGAGACACTCGTGGCTCTCCGTGCCAACCTCGTCGGGCTTTATCAATGGCCCTATGCAGTACAGCGGCGGTGTTCGTCGCCCGGGGAGCGCGCAGAGGCCGGAGACGATGGCATCGGTGGCGCGCGGCTCCAAGGATCGGCAGGTGTTGACAATAAGGCCATGCGAGTTGCACAGGCGTTCAGATACGTCCAGGAAGAACTTAGTGCTCAAGCTGTCTCTATCGAGGATAAACGCGGGCAGGTGATCTGCTGGGATCGGTGGTAATCCCGGGACCTCCAAAAGTTCACCACCGAGGTCTCGGAAGCTTAGAGTGGTCTGCTCATGGATGACTTGCTGGTAGAGACAAAAGGCGACGCAGGATATGCATGTGGTGAGGAAGAAGTAGGTCGGGATGCCGAGCTCGGCGCCGACGTCGAGCGCGCTGCCGCAGAAGAAATCGATGACGAGTGCGTCCGCGGCCGGGGAGGCGGAGCGGAGGAAGTCACGGAGGTCCAGGTTGGAGGCGCGCGCCAGCCCGAAAAGCCGCGCCTCGGAACCCCCGGCGGCGGTGGGCACGTCGGAGGGGAGCGTGGCGCGTGGGAGACAGTGGAAGGACAGCGACGGGATGACAGCTTCGATGCCGGCGAGGAGCAAACCACCGGCGCCGTGGTTATCCTCCCCACCGAGGACGAGGGTGACCTTGAGGCCCTGCGCGACGAGTAGCTTGCCCAGCTCCACGGCTGGGAACAAGTGGCCCGGCATCCCCGGCGGAGCATAGATGACAACCAGCTTCTTTGGAGTATTGTTTTGGATTGCCATCCGGCAAAGTGGGAAACGTGCTCTCGCCTCGCGTTGCTGTGAAAATCGAAGGATGACTGATAttgtattgatcttacctttacgtgtgatacatatataatatataagGGGATAGAGGCTTGGAGTATAAGATAAGTTATGCATAGTTTAAACATATTCGATTTCAATTTCTTATCTCTATCTTTAAACCCAAACTATATTTTAACATTCCTCCTTATTCATAGCGGGAGTGAAACAGACGATTGCGACTGAATTTGAAGTCTTGCGCTTCCGTCGTCTTTTTCGCTGCGCCATCATCAACTGCGCCTCTGATGGGTTGACACATAGGGTGGTGACCGCGTCCCCTTTTGGTGCCATCCGGCCTTCTCCTCTATTCCCTCCCGCAGTCATAGCGGGAGTGGCGTGGACGCTGTTGACTGGAATTGTTATCGATGACTTGTTGTAAACGTTGCCGTCTGATCGATGTCGAGGTTGTCGATCATGATGTAGCCGTGGTCTAGTTATCGTGGCCATCGATGTAGTCGTCGTGGGTGATGAAGCCGCACAAAGCCGAGGCGCAAAAAAATACGCTATGTCGTAGATGATCTAGCCGCACTAGTGGAAGATGCACCTTGCAGATGTCAGAGGGTGCTGCCACCGTTGAGTCCACCGGTTTTGCCAGGACCGAAGGAAACCCATTGAACACACATCGGATTTGCCAGAACCGTGTGGCCGTATAGGGTTCATCATTATAGTGATGCAGTGTCGATGCACTCATGCCATCGTGGATTTCCCGGTCGATATCGTCGTACTGACgcggtcattgtcatcgtcgtggtcGCGTCTTGCAGAAAAGTCTGTATGGATCCATCTTGTGCATAAAGTTACGGCGATGTGTTGACGATGATGGTTGTGAAGACCTTGGCGATGAAGTGTCGATAATGATGTTGCAGCAGCGTGTCGACGATAATACGTCACTTGAATACGTCCCGCCGTGACGATGAGGTGTCGATGTCGCGTCGTCGAAGAAGTATGTTGGCTCGTAGCCATGTGTAGTCATACAACTTGATGTTGATGTTGGGCTCAACGAAGAATAACTGTGCAGATGTTGTGTCGGTATGGCATGCTCTTGATGGAGTCCGATGCTAGCAACGTTTGCACTGAACCGCGTTTGTGCCTAACGCGGGCGgctcgccgcctcgccgccggAGTCACTGAAGTCCGTTGTCATTCGTGCACAGGTGGCTTGTTGGAGCTGCGGCGAGTTCAAGGATTGCATCTGGTGGCAACTCAAAACCCTAAGTAATTAGCATCGATGAATGAGCTGCATGCAGAGATGTAAATCTCTTGGGTCTCACATCGAGAGAAAAGCAATTCTCCCATGCACGGGAGGTCGAGTGCATTGGAGAGCCCTTGATTTTGCTTGGAGATCAGATGCCATGTATTGATTGAGCTTGTATTTTTTTTACGGATGATTGAGCTTGTACTTTGTTAGATCTTTTACTCATCACAACCACCGTCCCAtactttttcattttatttccaAGGTTAAATCTATTTTATTATTTGAACCATAAATataactagcaaaaggacccgtgcgttgcaacggaagaaaaataattataatcttcaaggatgctgatcatattacgtccttcaaattttaagacatttcttgaaatgcatgaagatTTTTTgagttagcaaacattttttcaattgcacccaaaaaataatacacacacttttttctcaaaatcatggacttttattgttttcaccaacattgttctcaaaattatgaacattttttgaatatggaaatacttttacaaatatcccgaacattttttgaattcacaaacattttatgttttcttcaaaattctcagttttataagttgcaaaagtttttttaAAAGTCTGTATTATTTAAAtcttaaaaaatggaacagaaaatgaaaataaaaaatgagactaaaaacagaggcacaaactgtttttaagattttttacacggacttttgtttaaaattattgacttttttcattttacagacattttctaaaaaattaaacattttttgtatattcaaacatttttcaaaactcctgagtagtttttgaattctcattttttttgtgtttttttaatattttatttcaaaattctcagttttttaaatttaagaaaatttatttgaagttctaaattatttaaagttgaAAACAATGGAactgaaaagtaaaataaaaaaactaaactaaaacaacAGGCGGccatgcatgggccggcccaaatagGTGAGCTGGATATTTTTTCAatgcccagagcgtaatataggaggtgcctacatgggccggcccagtccggattttttttctgtttgaaacgttttctatGACTTATAAGTGATAATTATGGGTAATCTTCATCCACTTTATGAGCAATGTTAATGACGAACGACAGAAGcactaattattttattagtaggtaaagatttatGACCCGTTTGCATATTTGTGTTTATGAGCATGAGAACTTCAAGACGagaacactcttgaatatatTTCAACAATTTTAAAAAACTAATTTTGAAATATATATTCAATATAAGTTTGTTTTAAAGATGTCATCAGAAAAAACACAATTATCCAAACAGAATGTAAATTAAACATTTAATTCGACGTATATAAAGGATTTTTATTTGAATGAAGCTTAGTGAGTAAATAATAGCATGTGGATGTATGTTAGCTGAGAGAAAACATCGCTCCCACACAGAAATAAAGAAAAGCAGATGGGACCTCCCGTGCATGATAGAAAATCCTCTCTCCTCACATCCATGCATATGTGTCCGAGTGGATGGTTGCATGCACCAAAGTGCTCAAAATATATAAATTGAAAAATATGGGCAGCAAAACAGCCACattcaatttagtgcaaaacccgaaatcataaaaaataattaaaaaagcaGCGAAGAAATAGCCGGTTCGTaatgcgaaccgggactaatacctctCCTCCCtcgtgtagtgccccaagtgttaaGCTTTCc
This window encodes:
- the LOC123430795 gene encoding UDP-glycosyltransferase 1-like — its product is MPGHLFPAVELGKLLVAQGLKVTLVLGGEDNHGAGGLLLAGIEAVIPSLSFHCLPRATLPSDVPTAAGGSEARLFGLARASNLDLRDFLRSASPAADALVIDFFCGSALDVGAELGIPTYFFLTTCISCVAFCLYQQVIHEQTTLSFRDLGGELLEVPGLPPIPADHLPAFILDRDSLSTKFFLDVSERLCNSHGLIVNTCRSLEPRATDAIVSGLCALPGRRTPPLYCIGPLIKPDEVGTESHECLAWLDGQPKASVVFLSFGSLGRFSAEQIRQMAAGLETSGQRFLWVVRRPPGDEHQPADDLDSLFPKGFLRRTKERGLVVMSWAPQREVLAHGAVGGFVTHCGWNSVLEAVMAGVPMLAWPLYAEQRMNKVFLVEEMQLAVAIEGYDKGMVEAREVAAKVRWLVESDGGKELRQRAHAAMRLAKEALDDGGESRTALLQLAREWQNAGDS